In Colias croceus chromosome 12, ilColCroc2.1, one genomic interval encodes:
- the LOC123696195 gene encoding uncharacterized protein LOC123696195, whose translation MDVIKINPQNVFDTELYESVLDPKECHKQLNYLSNSSLVLQFLDASAKIPSGVLTLNAFDYGDYYECLDIDQSVSDMHIQGKYCVINIPFEQKSSKFNMYKSMLPKFSTNDLMELLPDQLIIYFKSLLANVENSPAVK comes from the exons ATGGatgtcataaaaataaaccctCAAAATGTATTTGATACGGAGCTATATGAAAGCGTACTGGATCCTAAAGAATGTCATAAGCAATTGAATTATTTGTCAAACAGCTCTTTGGTTTTGCAAT TTCTAGACGCTAGCGCAAAAATTCCCAGTGGAGTACTAACTCTAAATGCTTTTGATTATGGGGACTACTACGAGTGCCTTGATATAGACCAGTCTGTTAGCGATATGCACATACAGGGGAAATactgtgtaataaatataccaTTTGAACAGAAATCGAGCAAATTTAACATGTACAAAAGCATGCTGCCGAAATTCTCAACTAACGATCTCATGGAACTGTTACCAGATCagttgattatttatttcaaatctcTTTTAGCTAATGTGGAAAATTCGCCTGCGGTAAagtaa
- the LOC123696172 gene encoding putative inorganic phosphate cotransporter yields the protein MDTDFLRYKFEDSHDGVITKTKFKLGIRHLQIVYMFVASVVMGMMRGSTSVGIYAISEINGNSYVETQHWNRRIQGTILSWYFFGYAFMIIPAEKYLTQVGEKFVLTSVLLINGALSAAMPTIVNKGGWVATCNAQFLLGLTQACVTPVNQKLIANWLPPHERRSFNQLVQGGLLLGIIIALPLSGLFFETRLGWELIFYSQAMITFSMAAVWGLLTASSPEKHKAVGDSEGEFIREAIRCYRAKKTKKPWRLIVRTSQFWSIAAVHASTNAIFIFFLADMPAYLKTFQVSLPNVTTQVAFSFTSLWLVYTLTAPTFDWAYRIGLIDHFFNIKYFRKIINGLGALGPITGLIILSSYSLWDRLGDVILMATLGFVAFQFCGFLESIKDMTQNFAGTLLVMTSVISSFVGALVPLVTGIIVGDDITDTSRWRLIFFTLSGFSVFCNVFYTVFGSSDRQIWDDLPNTKFGYTNDASNLELEELGTMRHKHTENVLDSTM from the exons ATGGATACCGATTTCTTGAGATATAAGTTTGAGGATAGCCATGATGGTGTTATTACTAAAACGA aaTTCAAACTTGGCATACGGCACCTGCAAATAGTGTACATGTTCGTCGCGTCAGTTGTTATGGGCATGATGAGAGGCAGTACTAGTGTTGGCATTTATGCTATATCAGAGATAAATGGAAATTCTTATGTTGAG aCCCAGCACTGGAACCGAAGAATCCAAGGCACCATTTTATCGTGGTATTTCTTCGGATATGCCTTCATGATAATACCAGCAGAGAAATACTTGACTCAAGTTGGGGAAAAGTTTGTTTTGACGTCTGTGTTGTTGATCAATGGAGCGCTATCTGCTGCTATGCCTACTATTGTTAATAAG GGTGGTTGGGTAGCAACCTGCAATGCTCAGTTCTTACTAGGCTTGACACAAGCATGTGTTACTCCTGTCAATCAAAAGCTTATTGCTAATTGGTTGCCGCCACACGAGAGGAGGTCTTTCAATCAGCTTGTACAGGGAG gcTTACTCCTCGGTATCATAATAGCGCTACCCCTATCTGGGCTGTTCTTCGAAACCAGACTTGGCTGGGAGCTGATCTTCTACTCCCAGGCGATGATCACCTTCTCTATGGCGGCTGTGTGGGGTCTCCTGACTGCTAGTTCCCCGGAGAAACATAAAGCGGTTGGAGACTCGGAAGGGGAGTTTATTAGAGAGGCTATTAGGTGTTATCGTGCG AAAAAAACGAAGAAGCCTTGGAGACTAATCGTAAGGACTAGTCAGTTTTGGTCCATTGCTGCCGTTCACGCCTCAACTAACgcaattttcatatttttcctGGCTGATATGCCGGCTTATTTGAAAACGTTTCAAGTATCATTGCCAAAT GTAACCACCCAAGTGGCATTCTCATTCACTTCACTATGGTTAGTGTATACTTTAACCGCTCCAACTTTCGACTGGGCTTATCGGATCGGGCTTATTGACCATTTCTTCAATATCAAGTACTTTAGGAAGATTATCAATGGTCTCG GAGCTTTAGGACCAATTACGGGATTAATAATTCTCTCTTCTTATTCGCTATGGGATCGCCTCGGTGACGTCATCCTTATGGCCACACTGGGATTTGTAGCCTTTCAATTTTGTGGATTCCTT GAAAGCATAAAAGATATGACTCAAAACTTTGCTGGTACATTACTAGTCATGACGAGCGTGATATCGAGTTTTGTGGGGGCCCTCGTACCGCTTGTCACGGGAATCATTGTAGGAGATGATATA acgGATACAAGTCGTTGGAGGTTAATCTTTTTCACATTGAGTGGCTTCTCTGTGTTTTGTAACGTTTTTTACACGGTTTTTGGAAGCAGCGATCGACAAATTTGGGATGACTTGCCGAATACGAAGTTTGGGTACACAAatg atGCAAGTAATTTAGAGTTGGAGGAACTTGGAACAATGAGACACAAACACACAGAAAATGTACTCGATTCGACAATGTGA
- the LOC123696169 gene encoding putative inorganic phosphate cotransporter yields MSEEKVQKYGFGIRHLQILCMCINMMTLFIARGSMGVAVLAMTDTNRQKDSKVEIYNWDKKTQGLILSSFFWGYMIMQIPAGLLSKRFGGKLVLMVALLTNGFICGFLPSVIKVGGWKIVCACRMIMGLSQACLYPASQTLLGRWLPGHERTSYTGFVYAGSQIGIVIAMPLSGLLAASTMGWKLIFYTISAIMFANALIWHFFAASTPGQHRLMSAREQEYIESGLNTTTSKSFHTPWRRILTTKAFWAVLPAHVGCSIVYILFFVDMPTYLEKGLKISLTNSATLSALPYIGMLIGIIVSTLACEKMFNKGFLRLVTLRRLFNTISITGVTIGLIGLSYIGPDSQTLALVMLTVTLTLCGFTNAGYVMSHLDLSPNYAGVMLALTNFVTAMGAVCTPIVTSLILRNDPTDVSRWKIVFLAAAVLSIVTNTLYVIFISADRQEWDDPHYLDKKDPEEIKPALKINNEDASKVQHEQEKLPQEDN; encoded by the exons atgagcGAAGAGAAAGTAcaaa agTATGGATTTGGGATTCGACATTTACAAATTCTATGCATGTGCATAAATATGATGACGTTGTTTATCGCACGGGGCAGTATGGGCGTAGCGGTTCTGGCTATGACGgatacaaacagacaaaaagaTTCCAAGGTTGAG ATATACAATTGGGACAAAAAGACACAAGGACTCATACTGTCCTCGTTTTTCTGGGGCTACATGATCATGCAGATACCAGCTGGTCTCCTGTCCAAGCGGTTTGGCGGGAAACTGGTGTTGATGGTCGCTTTGTTAACCAATGGCTTCATTTGTGGTTTCCTACCTTCGGTTATTAAAGTG GGTGGCTGGAAAATAGTATGTGCCTGCAGAATGATTATGGGTTTGAGCCAAGCCTGTTTATACCCAGCAAGTCAAACGTTGCTTGGGCGATGGCTGCCTGGACATGAGAGGACATCTTACACGGGGTTTGTATATGCAG GTAGCCAAATAGGCATCGTCATAGCAATGCCTCTGTCTGGTTTATTAGCTGCATCAACTATGGGCTGGAAGTTGATATTCTACACAATATCTGCTATAATGTTCGCGAATGCTTTGATTTGGCACTTCTTTGCTGCAAGTACTCCGGGCCAGCATCGTCTTATGTCAGCTAGAGAGCAAGAATATATTGAGAGCGGTCTAAACACGACCACTTCTAAA AGTTTCCACACACCGTGGCGTCGTATTCTGACCACTAAAGCTTTTTGGGCAGTTTTGCCTGCTCATGTTGGTTGTTCCATTGTATACATACTGTTTTTTGTTGACATGCCTACCTACTTGGAGAAGGGATTGAAAATCAGTTTGACTAAT AGTGCAACGCTGTCCGCTCTCCCGTACATTGGCATGTTAATTGGTATCATAGTTTCTACGTTAGCATGTGAAAAAATGTTCAATAAGggattcctgagattagttaCCTTGCGGCGATTATTCAATACTATAA gTATAACCGGTGTGACTATAGGATTAATAGGATTATCCTATATTGGGCCGGATAGTCAAACTTTAGCTTTAGTAATGTTGACAGTGACGCTTACTCTTTGCGGTTTCACCAATGCTGGCTATGTt ATGAGCCACTTAGATCTATCACCGAACTACGCTGGAGTTATGCTTGCTCTCACAAACTTTGTTACAGCTATGGGTGCAGTGTGCACTCCTATTGTgacaagtttaattttaaggaatGACCCT acTGATGTTAGTCGTTggaaaatagtatttttagcAGCGGCTGTATTGAGTATAGTCACTAATACTCTCTATGTGATCTTCATCAGCGCTGACCGACAGGAATGGGACGATCCACATTACCTGGACAAAAAAGATCCTG aGGAAATAAAGCCagcattaaaaattaacaacgAAGACGCCTCAAAAGTACAACATGAACAAGAAAAACTACCCCAAGAAGATAATTGA
- the LOC123696149 gene encoding nose resistant to fluoxetine protein 6-like produces the protein MDVIQINPQSVFDTELYESVLDPKECHKQLNYLSNSSLVLQFLDASAKIPSGLLSLNVFDYGDYFECLDIDQSVSDMHIQGKFCMINIPFTQKSSKMNMYYKSMLPKFSTNDLMELLPEQLVVYFKSLFDNVENSPAIRDSAGSTLLSPTLKLGLCIPRVCTVKQVENFINSPLPLPKVTYVESFCRLPNDIPYVTADYIAFGVFGTLFLLTLLSTSYDLYQVFIRKKKEVSRLLTSFSIYTNTRRLVNFESHKNALECVDGIRTLSMFWVICGHTYIFTFMTPPHNMSDVVQWTSYFSSTWISACPIVVDTFFTLSGILCIYVIPNNITAKPFLKHIHIFYLYRILRVFPILATIVLLQMSIMTWISDGPDWEKMGMASELCRQRWWATLLHIQNYYRPLGICVLQSWYITVDTQLYLLSPFVIVFLLGSSLVAWIAITTVGLASMIIVVVYVFKYEFPSALMNVYYTDSFVNFFHDFYFNTATRASPFVIGILFGHLLRLYRGTKIELPMKYVLILWITAFASMAYCVFGIYETVSIPYEFTLFDAFLNSMMRALWAISLCWLILACVHGYGGPINWFLSLPLWKLPARLSYAVYLVHLEILLVIKSSLVKLPYFTELEVMYEIAGITLLSLLLSFIMCVLIDAPASTLVKLLFMQKRPVKNQQKSAAIEEDFSSENKCRQHFDK, from the exons ATGGATGTCATACAAATAAACCCTCAAAGTGTATTTGATACGGAGCTATATGAAAGCGTACTGGATCCTAAAGAATGTCATAAacaattgaattatttgtCAAACAGCTCTTTGGTTTTGCAAT TTCTAGACGCGAGCGCAAAAATTCCAAGTGGATTACTATCCCTAAATGTTTTTGATTATGGGGACTACTTCGAGTGCCTTGATATAGACCAGTCTGTTAGCGATATGCACATACAGGGGAAATTCTGTATGATTAACATACCGTTCACACAGAAATCAAGCAAAATGAACATGTACTATAAAAGCATGCTGCCGAAATTCTCAACTAACGATCTAATGGAACTGCTACCTGAACAGTTGGTAGTTTATTTCAAATCTCTGTTTGATAATGTAGAGAATTCGCCTGCGATAag GGATTCTGCAGGCAGTACATTACTTTCGCCAACTTTGAAACTGGGCTTATGTATTCCAAGGGTATGCACGGTTAAACAGGTGGAAAACTTCATTAATTCCCCCCTCCCACTCCCAAAGGTGACGTATGTCGAGAGTTTCTGCCGACTTCCCAATGACATACCCTATGTTACTGCTGATTATATTGCTTT tGGCGTGTTTGGTACACTTTTTCTTCTAACTCTCCTGAGTACGTCTTATGATTTGTATCAAGTATTCATTCGAAAGAAAA AAGAAGTCAGTAGATTACTCACTAGTTTCTCAATCTATACCAATACGAGGCGCTTGGTGAATTTCGAATCCCATAAGAATGCTTTGGAGTGCGTTGATGGGATTCGAACGTTATCTATGTTTTGGGTTATATGTGGACACACTTATATATTTACGTTCATGACGCCACCACACAATATGTCTGATGTTGTTCAG TGGACGTCATATTTCTCAAGTACATGGATATCTGCATGCCCTATCGTTGTGGATACATTCTTTACTCTCAGTGGTATATTATGCATATACGTTATACCAAACAATATAACTGCAA AACCATTCTTGAAGCACATCCACATATTCTACCTCTATCGGATCCTGCGAGTTTTCCCTATCTTGGCGACAATAGTCCTCCTCCAGATGTCAATCATGACCTGGATCTCTGATGGCCCTGACTGGGAGAAAATGGGCATGGCTTCGGAACTCTGCAGACAACGCTGGTGGGCCACATTATTGCATATACAGAATTACTATCGACCACTAGGAATT TGCGTCTTGCAATCTTGGTACATAACAGTGGACACTCAGCTATATTTGCTGAGTCCTTTTGTAATAGTGTTTCTTCTGGGTTCGTCTTTGGTCGCCTGGATTGCAATTACTACAGTTGGATTGGCATCTATGATTATAGTCGTAGTTTATGTGTTCAAATATGAGTTCCCTTCTGCTCTCATGAATGTTTA CTATACAGATTCATTCGTGAACTTCTTCCACGACTTTTACTTTAACACAGCCACTCGTGCCTCTCCGTTTGTAATCGGTATATTATTTGGTCATTTATTAAGACTATATCGAGGAACAAAGATAGAATTACCTATG aAATACGTCTTAATCCTTTGGATAACAGCGTTCGCTAGCATGGCATACTGTGTCTTCGGTATCTATGAAACAGTCAGCATACCATATGAATTCACTTTGTTTGATGCGTTTCTAAACTCTATGATGAGAGCATTATGGGCTATTTCACTATGTTGGCTGATATTGGCATGTGTTCATGGTTATGGTG gaCCGATTAACTGGTTCCTGTCGTTACCACTATGGAAGTTACCGGCACGTTTGTCGTACGCGGTATATCTGGTGCATTTAGAGATATTACTTGTCATTAAGAGTTCTCTGGTAAAGCTACCGTATTTCACTGAGCTGGAAGTA ATGTACGAAATAGCTGGTATTACTTTGCTTTCTTTACTCTTAAGTTTCATCATGTGCGTTCTTATTGACGCTCCAGCATCCACTTTGGTTAAACTTCTGTTTA tgcAAAAGCGACCCGTTAAGAATCAACAGAAAAGCGCGGCTATAGAGGAAGATTTCAGTAGTGAAAATAAATGCAGACaacattttgataaataa
- the LOC123696196 gene encoding uncharacterized protein LOC123696196 translates to MKKDIHHAFIIWESLRSQNVPEYYINIRLLLKVRSPAGLSKEFEVAVGVHRGSALSPLIFITHVIINYLTTNLQREPPWDLLYADDIVLIRDSAEDLEEALVNWRHALETAGFKINRQKTEYNMQYCYGSNNQDRTIHIQNHPLNTGWMK, encoded by the coding sequence ATGAAGAAAGACATCCATCATGCATTTATCATCTGGGAGTCCCTGCGGTCACAGAATGTTCCAGAGTATTATATCAACATAAGGTTACTACTTAAGGTAAGAAGTCCGGCAGGGTTGAGCAAGGAATTTGAGGTGGCAGTGGGTGTCCATCGAGGTTCGGCGTTGAGTCCGCTAATTTTCATCACACACgtcatcataaattatttgactACAAACTTGCAAAGAGAACCCCCCTGGGATTTGTTGTACGCAGACGATATTGTACTGATTAGAGATAGTGCCGAAGATCTCGAAGAAGCACTGGTGAATTGGAGACACGCCTTAGAGACCGCAGGTTTTAAGATCAATCGTCAAAAGACGGAATATAATATGCAGTACTGCTATGGCTCAAATAACCAAGATCGCACTATTCACATTCAAAATCACCCGCTTAACACTGGCTGGATGAAGTAG